From one Phocaeicola salanitronis DSM 18170 genomic stretch:
- a CDS encoding DUF1735 and LamG domain-containing protein, with the protein MKLKHIYFASLMAVAGGMFAGCSDDIENFDNQMFVTDTTPAVVLMMATAEDETQEFTFSIPKPQDSDVTFTIAADANKVQTYKDLYTDGTKEIEMVPSANYELATTQGVIRAGSLNSDPIAINFIGLSTMDDTKTYVLPITVTNCSIGVLGSQNTRYYVFQKGALINVVANLDDNALRPGNAWATPDKFRNLTKLTCEALIYPYSLSGEGHESGISTLMGIEGNFLFRFGDAGLASNILQIATGSAGNFAVSRAVEENVWTHVAITYDSDAQEVNVYFNGSLVNTFTGVNQGPVDWSPEYSNDNDGKARSFWVGHSYSASRWFEGEMSEVRIWDKVLTPEEINAENHFYAVLEPENEPNLLMYWKLNDGVDEIKDYSQYGNNGVAEVAGLQWVSVSLPATE; encoded by the coding sequence ATGAAACTGAAACATATTTATTTCGCTTCTCTGATGGCAGTGGCAGGTGGTATGTTTGCCGGCTGCTCGGATGACATCGAGAACTTCGACAATCAGATGTTCGTGACCGACACGACACCTGCTGTGGTGTTGATGATGGCTACGGCTGAAGACGAGACGCAGGAATTTACTTTCTCTATTCCGAAACCGCAAGATTCGGATGTTACGTTTACCATTGCTGCCGATGCAAATAAGGTCCAGACGTATAAGGATCTTTACACTGACGGAACGAAAGAGATAGAAATGGTTCCGAGTGCGAACTATGAACTGGCTACGACACAGGGCGTGATAAGAGCCGGTAGCCTGAACTCTGACCCTATCGCAATCAATTTCATCGGGCTGAGCACCATGGACGATACGAAAACTTACGTGTTGCCGATAACGGTAACCAATTGCAGTATCGGTGTGTTGGGTTCGCAGAATACCCGTTACTATGTATTCCAAAAGGGTGCGTTGATTAATGTGGTTGCAAATCTGGACGACAATGCATTGCGTCCGGGTAATGCATGGGCTACTCCTGATAAGTTCAGGAATTTGACCAAGTTGACTTGCGAAGCCTTGATTTATCCGTATTCGTTGAGCGGCGAAGGCCATGAGTCGGGCATCAGCACCCTGATGGGTATTGAAGGCAACTTCTTGTTCCGTTTTGGTGATGCGGGTCTGGCATCTAACATTTTGCAGATAGCAACCGGTAGTGCTGGTAATTTTGCGGTAAGCCGTGCGGTAGAAGAGAATGTTTGGACACACGTGGCTATTACTTACGACAGCGACGCACAGGAAGTCAATGTCTATTTCAACGGCAGCTTGGTAAATACGTTTACCGGAGTGAACCAAGGTCCTGTAGACTGGAGTCCGGAATATTCGAACGACAACGATGGTAAGGCACGCAGCTTCTGGGTAGGACACTCATACAGCGCTTCACGCTGGTTCGAAGGCGAGATGTCGGAAGTGCGTATTTGGGATAAAGTGCTGACTCCGGAAGAAATCAATGCCGAAAATCATTTCTATGCAGTTTTGGAACCGGAAAACGAACCGAACCTGTTGATGTACTGGAAACTGAATGACGGCGTTGACGAGATTAAGGACTATAGCCAATACGGCAACAACGGCGTAGCTGAGGTTGCAGGTTTGCAATGGGTTTCTGTCAGCCTTCCTGCAACAGAATAA